A section of the Pedobacter sp. HDW13 genome encodes:
- a CDS encoding SDR family NAD(P)-dependent oxidoreductase, whose amino-acid sequence MSKIALITGATSGIGEACAHTFAQQGYHLILLARREERLAKIAHHLADKYAIEIKQVIADVRSKECLTTALEVLPAEWKKVDVLVNNAGLSQGLDPIDRGNTDDWDTMIDTNVKGLLYVTKIVSNWMIPNQSGHIINIGSIAGKEVYPNGNVYCASKHAVDALSKGMRIDLLPHGIKVTEINPGMVETEFSVVRFKGDEDRAKKVYENLEPLIADDIADAIWYVVSRPKHVNINDMLIMPTVQATATIINRG is encoded by the coding sequence ATGTCTAAAATCGCATTAATTACAGGTGCAACTTCTGGTATTGGCGAAGCTTGCGCACATACATTTGCCCAACAAGGATACCACTTAATACTTTTGGCCCGCAGAGAAGAAAGACTGGCCAAAATAGCCCATCATTTGGCAGATAAATATGCGATTGAAATTAAACAGGTGATTGCCGATGTGCGTAGCAAAGAATGTTTAACCACTGCATTGGAGGTTTTACCAGCCGAATGGAAAAAGGTAGATGTGCTGGTAAATAATGCAGGTTTAAGCCAGGGATTAGACCCGATTGATAGAGGCAATACCGACGATTGGGATACGATGATCGATACAAATGTGAAGGGATTGCTTTATGTAACCAAAATTGTTTCCAACTGGATGATCCCGAACCAATCAGGACACATTATTAACATAGGTTCTATTGCGGGTAAAGAAGTTTATCCAAATGGAAATGTATATTGTGCCAGCAAACATGCGGTTGATGCCCTGAGCAAAGGAATGCGTATCGATCTATTGCCACATGGCATTAAGGTTACCGAAATTAATCCGGGTATGGTAGAAACCGAATTTTCGGTGGTACGTTTCAAAGGTGACGAAGACCGTGCAAAAAAGGTTTACGAAAACCTGGAGCCGTTAATTGCCGATGATATTGCAGACGCGATATGGTATGTAGTGAGCAGGCCTAAGCACGTAAACATTAACGATATGCTGATTATGCCAACTGTACAGGCAACAGCTACGATTATAAATAGAGGT
- a CDS encoding outer membrane beta-barrel protein, translated as MIKKLSLILSLFSISTAALAQNWGGGIDDEDWSFGFNFQYISAEYKILKKQNWRAPFYEMPNSNGVSFDPASGTMVTNSLNSISSKPSQGFGLGFVMNRNISENFDIRSTPSLIFSDRVVSYEYVPTDPVNVGNGQTKHFQTLVDKKVQATMFEFPLGIKIKSNRLNNFRAYWLGGAKYSIDIASKKKTFDEGETAVNKLLKNERNYLSYETGIGFDLYFEYFKMSPEIKLSYSTSDILKHDDTAYANPIDKLKLRQFTFSLIFQ; from the coding sequence ATGATAAAAAAATTAAGCCTCATTCTTTCACTCTTTAGCATTTCTACAGCCGCTCTTGCTCAAAACTGGGGTGGTGGTATAGATGATGAGGACTGGAGTTTTGGTTTTAATTTTCAATACATTTCGGCAGAATATAAAATCCTCAAAAAACAGAACTGGAGGGCGCCATTTTACGAGATGCCCAACAGCAACGGCGTTTCTTTCGATCCCGCTTCAGGTACCATGGTAACCAATTCGTTAAATTCGATTTCGAGTAAACCCTCGCAAGGCTTTGGTTTGGGTTTTGTAATGAACAGGAATATTTCCGAAAATTTCGATATCCGTTCTACACCTTCACTGATTTTTAGCGATAGGGTAGTGAGTTACGAATACGTACCTACCGATCCGGTTAATGTGGGCAACGGGCAAACCAAACATTTTCAAACCCTGGTTGATAAGAAAGTGCAGGCCACCATGTTCGAATTTCCACTAGGCATTAAAATCAAATCGAACCGCTTAAATAACTTCAGAGCTTACTGGCTGGGTGGAGCAAAGTATTCGATTGATATTGCCTCCAAAAAGAAAACTTTTGATGAAGGTGAAACTGCCGTAAACAAATTGCTCAAAAACGAACGGAATTATCTTTCATATGAAACAGGAATCGGTTTTGACCTTTATTTTGAGTATTTCAAAATGTCGCCCGAAATTAAACTGTCGTATTCTACCAGCGATATACTGAAGCATGACGATACAGCTTATGCTAATCCGATTGATAAGTTGAAATTGCGTCAATTCACGTTCAGTTTGATTTTTCAGTAG
- the ubiE gene encoding bifunctional demethylmenaquinone methyltransferase/2-methoxy-6-polyprenyl-1,4-benzoquinol methylase UbiE has translation MNQNITPYQVADATKKEQVATMFNNISGTYDFLNHFLSLGIDVLWRKKAIKELVSIHPRTMLDVATGTGDFAFEAIKKLHPEKVIGVDISEGMLEVAKKKINERSLNEVFSVQVGDSEGLHFEDHTFDAITCAYGVRNFENLEKGLADMYRVLKPNGKMVILEFSKPRVFPVKQLYSFYFKQVTPFFGKLFSKDHRAYTYLPESVAAFPDGEDFIALMQKIGFKSTKHKSLTFGISSIYTGTK, from the coding sequence ATGAATCAGAATATCACTCCATATCAGGTAGCAGATGCAACCAAAAAAGAACAGGTTGCAACCATGTTCAATAATATTTCGGGCACTTACGATTTTTTAAACCATTTTCTTTCACTGGGAATTGATGTGCTTTGGCGCAAAAAGGCCATTAAAGAACTCGTTTCGATCCACCCGAGAACAATGCTTGATGTAGCTACCGGAACCGGCGATTTTGCTTTTGAAGCCATTAAAAAGCTTCATCCCGAAAAGGTAATCGGTGTAGATATTTCTGAAGGCATGCTCGAAGTAGCCAAAAAGAAAATCAATGAACGCAGTTTGAACGAAGTTTTTTCGGTTCAGGTTGGCGATTCAGAAGGCTTGCATTTTGAAGATCACACCTTCGATGCCATTACCTGTGCTTATGGGGTGCGTAATTTCGAAAACCTCGAAAAAGGTTTGGCAGATATGTACCGGGTGCTTAAACCAAACGGAAAAATGGTGATACTCGAATTTTCGAAACCCAGGGTTTTTCCGGTTAAGCAGCTTTACAGTTTTTATTTTAAGCAGGTAACACCTTTTTTCGGTAAGCTATTTTCTAAAGATCACAGGGCCTATACATATTTGCCCGAATCGGTAGCGGCTTTCCCCGATGGAGAAGATTTTATTGCGCTGATGCAAAAAATTGGTTTTAAAAGTACCAAACATAAAAGTTTAACGTTTGGAATAAGTTCGATATATACCGGAACTAAATGA
- the yihA gene encoding ribosome biogenesis GTP-binding protein YihA/YsxC: MVIKTAAFICSNTQVSALPPPTMPEYAFIGRSNVGKSSLINMLVNQHGLAKTSQRPGKTQLINHFLINDAWYIVDLPGYGYAKVSKTSREKWEKFIRAYITKRESLQCVFVLIDSRLEPQQIDIEFCYWLGEKQIPFSLIFTKADKQGMTTTQKNVAAFKKKLGEFFEEIPATFVTSAEKATGKDEVLNFIHEVNKDFVVPTDYKRF; encoded by the coding sequence ATGGTTATCAAAACAGCAGCATTTATATGCAGCAACACCCAGGTTTCGGCTTTGCCGCCACCAACAATGCCCGAGTACGCTTTTATTGGCCGCTCTAATGTGGGTAAATCTTCTTTAATCAACATGTTGGTTAATCAACACGGATTGGCAAAAACCTCGCAACGTCCGGGAAAAACACAACTCATCAATCACTTTCTGATTAATGATGCCTGGTACATTGTCGATTTGCCGGGCTATGGCTATGCTAAAGTTTCGAAAACGAGTCGCGAAAAATGGGAAAAATTTATCCGCGCATACATTACCAAAAGAGAGAGCTTACAATGCGTTTTTGTTTTAATCGATAGCCGACTGGAGCCACAACAAATTGATATTGAATTTTGTTATTGGCTGGGCGAAAAACAAATTCCTTTTTCTTTAATATTTACCAAAGCAGATAAGCAGGGAATGACAACCACGCAAAAAAACGTGGCAGCCTTTAAGAAAAAGCTGGGTGAATTTTTTGAAGAGATTCCGGCAACATTTGTTACCTCGGCCGAAAAAGCCACAGGTAAAGATGAAGTGCTGAATTTCATCCATGAAGTAAATAAAGATTTTGTAGTACCTACAGATTATAAGCGGTTTTAA
- a CDS encoding UbiA-like polyprenyltransferase — protein sequence MKKYFSLVLFAHSVFALPFAMIGFFLGVTTTDNPFSWYKLILVLLCMVFARNSAMAFNRYLDRNIDAKNPRTKMRDIPAGKVSANEALTFVIINCVLFAIATYFINPLCFYLSPVALFVVLFYSYTKRFTALCHLVLGLGLSLAPIGAYIAVTGQFALVPVLYSLTVLFWVSGFDIIYALQDEDFDREEKLHSIPSALGIKNALNVSVLLHVFSAACVILPVFFTEFSWVYYVGIIFFCSMLIYQHLLVKPNDISKVNRAFQTLNGYASVVFAICFLIDAYLRHK from the coding sequence ATGAAAAAATACTTTTCACTCGTATTATTTGCACACTCGGTTTTTGCATTGCCCTTTGCCATGATCGGATTCTTTTTGGGGGTAACTACTACCGATAATCCATTTTCGTGGTACAAATTAATATTGGTTTTGCTGTGTATGGTTTTCGCACGCAACTCGGCCATGGCTTTTAACCGCTACCTTGACCGGAATATTGATGCCAAAAACCCACGTACTAAAATGCGTGATATACCTGCAGGGAAAGTTTCGGCGAATGAAGCGCTTACTTTTGTGATCATCAATTGTGTATTATTTGCCATTGCCACCTATTTTATTAATCCGCTTTGTTTTTATTTATCGCCGGTAGCACTATTTGTAGTATTATTTTATAGTTACACCAAAAGGTTTACAGCACTATGTCACCTGGTATTGGGACTTGGCCTATCGCTGGCGCCGATTGGGGCATATATTGCTGTAACCGGTCAGTTTGCTTTGGTACCAGTTTTATATTCATTAACGGTATTGTTCTGGGTAAGCGGTTTCGATATCATTTACGCCTTGCAGGACGAAGATTTCGACCGCGAAGAAAAATTACATTCCATTCCATCGGCTCTTGGCATAAAAAATGCGCTGAACGTTTCGGTTTTACTGCATGTATTTTCGGCAGCCTGTGTAATCTTGCCGGTATTCTTTACCGAATTTAGCTGGGTTTATTATGTAGGAATTATATTTTTCTGCTCTATGTTGATTTATCAGCACCTGCTTGTAAAACCAAACGATATCAGCAAAGTAAACCGCGCATTTCAAACCTTAAACGGCTATGCTTCGGTGGTATTTGCCATTTGTTTTTTAATAGACGCATATTTGAGACATAAATAG
- a CDS encoding M3 family oligoendopeptidase — protein MIITKKPRTYIPQDLTITWESLAPIFDELQDRSITSNAELEQWLKDRSELEAALEEDFAWRYIKMSCDTANEELVKSFQYFATEISPKISPLSNELNKKFVESPFMDELDKEKYFVYNRSVKKALELFREENIELFTELQVKQQKYQSITGAMSVEINGQEYTLEQASILVKDLNREVRENAFRTIQQRRLVDKDDLNILFDELIRLRNQVALNAGFENYRDYMFQALGRFDYTPQDCYDFANAIEKEIVPILKEQAEKRREALGLDTLKPWDLEVSVSGKAALKPFNNGAELIDKSIACFNAIDPKLGEKLATMKANNLFDVESRKGKAPGGYNYPLAETGAPFIFMNSANSLRDLTTMVHEGGHAVHTFLTANLELNDFKHCPSEVAELASMSMELISMDKWDVYFDNEEDLIRAKKEQLADVLKTLPWVAVIDQFQHWIYTNPNHTAADREETFKQIYNRFGAGFANWDDLEQQFGNIWQKQLHLFEVPFYYIEYAIAQLGAIAVWKNYKENPEKALDQYLAALTLGYTKPMNEIYETAGIKFDFSAEYVKELASFVKGELEKLG, from the coding sequence ATGATCATCACCAAAAAACCAAGAACATATATTCCACAGGATTTAACCATTACCTGGGAAAGCTTAGCCCCTATTTTTGATGAATTGCAAGACCGCAGCATCACGAGCAACGCAGAATTAGAACAATGGCTAAAAGACCGTTCGGAGCTTGAAGCTGCTTTAGAGGAAGATTTTGCCTGGCGTTACATTAAAATGAGCTGCGATACGGCCAACGAAGAACTGGTTAAAAGCTTCCAATATTTCGCTACCGAAATTTCGCCAAAAATATCACCACTATCTAACGAACTAAACAAGAAATTTGTAGAAAGTCCTTTCATGGATGAATTGGACAAGGAAAAATATTTCGTTTATAACAGATCGGTTAAAAAGGCATTGGAACTTTTCCGCGAAGAGAACATCGAACTGTTTACCGAGCTGCAAGTTAAGCAACAGAAGTACCAGAGCATTACAGGTGCCATGAGCGTAGAAATTAATGGACAGGAATATACACTGGAGCAAGCTTCTATTTTGGTAAAGGATTTAAACCGCGAAGTGCGCGAAAATGCTTTCAGAACTATCCAGCAGCGTCGCCTTGTTGATAAAGACGATTTAAATATCCTGTTTGATGAATTGATCAGACTACGTAATCAGGTGGCTCTTAATGCAGGTTTTGAAAATTACCGCGATTACATGTTTCAGGCTTTAGGCCGTTTTGATTATACTCCACAAGATTGCTACGACTTTGCGAACGCCATTGAGAAAGAGATTGTCCCAATTTTGAAAGAACAGGCTGAGAAACGCAGGGAGGCACTGGGCTTAGATACTTTAAAACCATGGGATTTAGAGGTAAGTGTAAGTGGTAAGGCTGCATTAAAACCTTTCAACAACGGTGCTGAACTAATTGACAAAAGTATCGCCTGCTTTAATGCCATCGACCCTAAACTGGGCGAAAAACTGGCAACCATGAAAGCCAACAACCTTTTTGATGTAGAGAGCAGAAAAGGCAAAGCACCTGGTGGATACAACTATCCTTTGGCCGAGACCGGAGCACCGTTTATCTTCATGAATTCGGCCAACTCGCTCCGCGATTTAACCACGATGGTACATGAGGGAGGGCACGCTGTTCATACTTTCTTAACTGCCAATTTAGAATTGAACGATTTTAAACATTGTCCGTCGGAAGTGGCCGAACTGGCCTCAATGAGCATGGAATTAATTTCTATGGATAAATGGGATGTTTATTTCGACAACGAGGAAGATTTAATCCGCGCAAAAAAAGAACAGCTGGCCGATGTTTTAAAAACATTGCCATGGGTAGCGGTAATCGACCAGTTTCAACATTGGATTTACACCAACCCTAATCATACTGCTGCAGATCGCGAAGAAACCTTTAAACAGATTTATAACCGCTTTGGTGCGGGCTTTGCCAACTGGGATGACCTGGAACAACAATTCGGCAATATTTGGCAAAAACAACTGCATTTGTTCGAAGTTCCTTTTTACTATATTGAATATGCAATTGCCCAGTTAGGCGCCATTGCGGTTTGGAAAAACTATAAGGAAAACCCTGAAAAAGCATTAGATCAATACCTGGCTGCACTGACTTTGGGTTACACTAAACCGATGAACGAGATTTATGAAACCGCCGGAATTAAATTCGACTTTAGTGCCGAATATGTAAAAGAACTGGCCAGTTTTGTAAAAGGAGAACTGGAGAAACTGGGATAG
- a CDS encoding MFS transporter: MNTGTLDIKYIKERHQGIATILAFALIPLSGFATDIYIPSLPTMAGEMQVSNVQVQLTLSIFLISYGVAQLFIGSVLDSFGRYKIGLYSLLIFAAASLIIANTHNIYLIYLMRIIHGLTVGAIVVAKRAYFVDLFEGEQLKHYLSLFSIIWSTGPIVAPFIGGYLQTVFGWESNFYFLGGFALVFALLEFMFSGETLKHFTDFQLKKIANIYATMIKTTSFTLGIVMLGLAYCMVMVYNMTGPFIIEHHLHLSPVIAGYSSLVLGFAWMVGGFIGKATINRPFFKRLAINSVLQLVFVVLMMLSLNFISNLYSLIFFAFIIHIGAGFTFNNYFTFCLSKFPKNAGIAGGLTGGITYVIVSFLSYAVVSLVPAKDERNLSYSYLIMIVISLIVMFMILKVRKKEVAD, encoded by the coding sequence ATGAACACGGGTACTTTAGACATTAAATACATTAAAGAACGCCACCAGGGGATAGCCACTATACTGGCTTTTGCGCTGATTCCCTTGTCGGGTTTTGCTACAGATATCTACATTCCATCATTGCCAACCATGGCTGGTGAAATGCAGGTGAGCAACGTTCAGGTTCAGCTTACGCTAAGTATATTTCTGATTAGTTATGGTGTTGCGCAACTGTTTATCGGCAGTGTGCTCGATAGCTTTGGCCGCTATAAAATCGGTTTGTATTCGCTGTTGATTTTTGCGGCTGCTAGTCTAATCATTGCCAATACGCATAACATCTACTTAATTTATTTAATGCGGATTATACACGGGCTTACCGTTGGGGCGATAGTGGTTGCAAAGCGCGCTTATTTTGTCGATCTTTTTGAAGGCGAACAGCTTAAGCATTACCTCAGTTTGTTTTCCATCATCTGGTCAACCGGACCAATTGTAGCGCCTTTTATTGGAGGCTACCTGCAAACAGTTTTTGGCTGGGAGTCTAACTTCTATTTCCTGGGTGGTTTTGCCCTGGTTTTTGCTCTGCTTGAGTTTATGTTTAGTGGCGAAACTTTGAAACATTTTACCGATTTCCAGTTGAAGAAAATAGCCAACATTTATGCCACTATGATTAAAACCACCAGTTTTACACTGGGTATAGTTATGCTTGGACTAGCCTATTGCATGGTAATGGTTTACAACATGACAGGGCCATTTATTATTGAGCACCATTTGCACCTTTCGCCTGTAATTGCAGGCTATAGCTCATTGGTATTGGGCTTTGCCTGGATGGTTGGTGGTTTTATTGGGAAAGCTACCATTAATCGTCCGTTTTTTAAGCGATTAGCCATTAATTCAGTTTTGCAGCTGGTATTTGTGGTATTAATGATGCTGAGCCTTAATTTTATCAGTAACCTTTACTCGCTGATCTTTTTTGCCTTCATTATCCATATCGGGGCAGGTTTTACTTTTAACAACTACTTTACCTTCTGTTTGAGTAAATTCCCTAAAAATGCGGGTATTGCTGGTGGTTTAACAGGAGGAATTACTTATGTTATTGTGTCGTTTTTGAGCTATGCAGTGGTGAGTCTGGTACCGGCGAAGGATGAACGCAATCTGAGCTACAGCTATTTGATTATGATTGTAATATCGTTGATCGTAATGTTTATGATTTTGAAAGTAAGAAAAAAAGAAGTGGCGGATTAA